GCTGATACAGGACCTTGATCGAGATCAAGGCCAATTGATAGTCGCCTGCTATTAAAACAAGAAATTCAATTTACTTACCAATGATTCTCAGTTTCGTTTTAATTGAGCACAGGACGTTGTTCATAGCGGAGTTGATCATGAGTGTACTCAAGCTGTTTTTCCATAACCACGGAGCGGAGGGCGATCACTCGCTGACCAAGACGATCACCTTCGCGTGTACTCACTTCACTGTCGCCTTCACCGTGGCCTATCTGCTGACGGGCGACATCATCATCGGCAGCCTGATCGCCATGGTCGAGCCAGCGATCAATACGGTGGCCTACTTCT
The window above is part of the Marinobacter nanhaiticus D15-8W genome. Proteins encoded here:
- a CDS encoding DUF2061 domain-containing protein translates to MSVLKLFFHNHGAEGDHSLTKTITFACTHFTVAFTVAYLLTGDIIIGSLIAMVEPAINTVAYFFHEKLWNRRTQGRRTPGDHNQGSSVEQTPKVTAA